Proteins found in one Corynebacterium zhongnanshanii genomic segment:
- the recF gene encoding DNA replication/repair protein RecF (All proteins in this family for which functions are known are DNA-binding proteins that assist the filamentation of RecA onto DNA for the initiation of recombination or recombinational repair.), whose translation MYVRRVQLADFRSWAQLDLELHPGVSVFSGPNGHGKTNIVEALGYLAHLSSHRINSDAALVREQASVAKVSATAVNDGRELTASLAIRPHGANKAHINRTAMPSQRDLLGIVRTTLFSPEDLALVRGEPEQRRSFLDTIMVARYPRLAGVKSEYDKVLRQRNALLKSPEPDNFTLEVWDAQLAALGGQLMSARVQIVHDIAPHLQETYHRLAPESRPAHLAYSSTIDAQLHDVGVHLGESKPDVEPALLSPDIAEAVLLEGFAAKRSQELDRGTTLLGPHRDDVVLMLGTQPAKGYASHGESWSFALSLRLAAFFMQQGDGAEPIVILDDVFAELDTGRRQQLVHLLDGAEQVLITAAVDEDIPADLRSIAHFYSVEAAVTEEGRISTLTPEASTESPEE comes from the coding sequence ATGTATGTTCGCCGTGTTCAGCTCGCCGATTTTCGTTCCTGGGCTCAGCTCGACCTGGAGCTTCACCCTGGTGTGAGCGTGTTTTCGGGCCCCAATGGCCACGGGAAAACCAACATCGTGGAGGCCTTGGGCTACCTGGCGCACTTGAGTTCCCACCGGATTAATTCGGATGCCGCTCTGGTGCGAGAGCAGGCGTCGGTGGCGAAGGTTTCCGCCACGGCGGTCAATGACGGGCGGGAATTGACGGCGTCGCTGGCGATTCGGCCTCATGGGGCGAACAAGGCGCACATCAATCGGACGGCGATGCCCTCGCAGCGCGATTTGTTGGGGATTGTGCGCACTACGTTGTTCTCGCCGGAGGATTTGGCCTTGGTGCGGGGTGAGCCGGAACAGCGTCGGTCGTTTTTGGACACGATTATGGTGGCGCGTTACCCGCGTCTGGCCGGCGTGAAGTCTGAGTATGACAAGGTGCTGCGTCAGCGTAACGCCCTGCTGAAGTCCCCCGAGCCGGATAATTTTACGCTGGAGGTATGGGATGCGCAGCTGGCGGCGTTGGGCGGTCAGCTGATGTCCGCGCGTGTGCAGATTGTGCACGATATCGCCCCTCACCTGCAGGAAACGTATCACCGTTTGGCGCCCGAGTCCCGCCCGGCGCATCTTGCGTATTCCTCTACCATCGACGCCCAGCTTCACGATGTGGGAGTGCACTTGGGGGAATCGAAGCCTGATGTGGAGCCGGCGTTGCTGTCTCCCGATATTGCGGAAGCCGTGCTGTTGGAGGGGTTTGCGGCGAAGCGTTCCCAGGAGTTGGATCGGGGGACCACGCTGTTGGGTCCGCATCGGGATGATGTGGTGTTGATGCTGGGCACGCAGCCGGCGAAGGGCTATGCGAGCCATGGTGAGAGCTGGTCCTTTGCGTTGTCTTTGCGGCTTGCTGCGTTTTTTATGCAGCAGGGTGATGGGGCGGAGCCGATTGTGATTTTGGATGATGTGTTTGCGGAGCTGGACACCGGGCGCCGGCAGCAGCTGGTTCATCTGTTAGATGGGGCGGAGCAGGTGTTGATTACGGCGGCTGTGGACGAGGATATTCCCGCTGACCTGCGCAGTATCGCTCATTTCTATTCGGTGGAGGCTGCGGTGACGGAGGAGGGGCGCATTTCTACGCTGACTCCGGAGGCGTCCACAGAGTCTCCGGAGGAGTGA
- a CDS encoding DUF721 domain-containing protein produces the protein MSDVNTPAQPAHEEPHSSERADQALQPFPGDLVSEALGAIRAAGARNVGESSVARRRRERWASGVKNRTTTTQNKVWRRPTRLDGRADTRYRDPARAGDLLTNLVREQRWSKKISVGQIMNAWPELVGEQVAQHTTPTRYDDKTMQLTVQCDSTSWATNLRLMQTRVLQSIARKVGPDVVAEVKILGPNNRMRSYGKLRVKGRGPRDDFG, from the coding sequence ATGTCGGACGTGAACACACCTGCCCAGCCAGCTCACGAGGAACCGCACTCCTCTGAGCGGGCTGACCAGGCGTTACAGCCCTTTCCCGGGGACTTGGTGTCCGAGGCGCTGGGTGCCATCCGCGCAGCGGGCGCACGTAATGTCGGTGAAAGTTCGGTCGCGAGGCGGAGGAGGGAACGCTGGGCGTCGGGGGTAAAAAATAGAACAACGACCACGCAGAACAAGGTATGGCGGCGGCCCACGCGGCTGGATGGGCGGGCGGATACCCGGTATCGCGACCCTGCACGGGCCGGGGATCTGCTGACGAATCTGGTGCGTGAGCAGCGGTGGAGCAAGAAGATCTCCGTGGGGCAGATCATGAATGCATGGCCGGAGCTGGTGGGGGAGCAGGTGGCTCAGCACACCACGCCCACGCGCTATGACGATAAGACCATGCAGCTGACGGTGCAGTGCGATTCCACTAGCTGGGCTACAAACCTGCGGCTGATGCAGACGCGGGTGCTGCAATCGATCGCGCGGAAGGTGGGGCCGGACGTTGTGGCGGAGGTGAAAATACTGGGACCGAACAACCGGATGCGCAGTTACGGGAAGCTGCGTGTGAAGGGCCGTGGTCCGCGTGATGATTTTGGATAG
- the gyrB gene encoding DNA topoisomerase (ATP-hydrolyzing) subunit B — protein MAEAAKSNYGASSITILEGLEAVRKRPGMYIGSTGERGLHHLIWEVVDNSVDEAMAGYADTVSVTLHKDGSVEVEDNGRGIPVENHPSGPPTVQVVMTQLHAGGKFDSDSYAVSGGLHGVGISVVNALSTRVETDIKRDGYLWHQEFTMAVPAELQKVKKAQGTGTKQRFWPDAEIFETTVFNFDTVAKRLQEMAFLNKGLTINLTDLREDAAEKDLLDAAAEDAEAPKSAEEKAQEEEKKKGPRTRTFHYPEGLKDYVEHINRKKTQIHPSIISFEAKGEDHEVEVALQWNNGYSQSVHTFANTINTFEGGTHEEGFRAALTSLMNRYAREHKLLKEKESNLTGDDVREGLAAVISVRVGDPQFEGQTKTKLGNTEVKGFVQRAVNEHLSDWLDANPAEAKAIITKAVASAHARDAARKARDMVRRKSASDLGGLPGKLADCRSKDPKLSELYIVEGDSAGGSAKSGRDSMYQAILPLRGKILNVEKARMDKVLKNNEVQAIITALGTGIHDEFDIKKLRYHKIVLMADADVDGQHIATLLLTLLFRFMRPLVEEGYVYLAQPPLYKLKWSKGEPGFAFSDRERDAQLEEGLAAGRKINKDDGIQRYKGLGEMNAKELWETTMDPSVRTLRLVTLEDAAAADELFSILMGDDVVARRSFITRNARDVRFLDV, from the coding sequence GTGGCTGAAGCAGCTAAGAGCAATTATGGTGCGTCGTCGATCACCATCCTGGAGGGCCTGGAGGCCGTTCGTAAGCGTCCGGGTATGTACATCGGCTCCACCGGCGAGCGTGGCTTGCATCACCTGATCTGGGAGGTCGTCGATAACTCCGTGGACGAAGCCATGGCAGGCTACGCGGACACGGTCTCTGTCACCCTGCACAAGGATGGCTCCGTGGAAGTGGAGGACAACGGCCGCGGCATCCCCGTGGAGAACCACCCGTCCGGCCCGCCGACCGTGCAGGTTGTGATGACGCAGCTGCACGCTGGCGGTAAGTTCGACTCGGACTCTTATGCCGTCTCCGGTGGTCTGCACGGCGTGGGTATCTCCGTGGTGAACGCCCTGTCCACCCGTGTGGAGACCGACATCAAGCGCGATGGTTACCTGTGGCACCAGGAGTTCACTATGGCCGTGCCCGCGGAATTGCAGAAGGTGAAGAAGGCCCAGGGCACCGGAACCAAGCAGCGCTTCTGGCCGGATGCGGAGATTTTTGAAACCACGGTCTTTAACTTCGATACCGTGGCGAAGCGCCTGCAGGAGATGGCGTTCCTGAACAAGGGACTGACCATCAACCTCACCGACCTGCGCGAGGATGCTGCGGAGAAGGATCTTCTGGATGCTGCGGCTGAGGATGCCGAGGCACCGAAGTCCGCTGAGGAAAAGGCCCAAGAGGAAGAGAAGAAGAAGGGCCCGCGCACGCGGACGTTCCACTACCCAGAAGGTCTGAAGGACTATGTGGAGCACATCAACCGCAAGAAGACGCAGATCCATCCGTCGATCATCTCCTTCGAAGCCAAAGGCGAGGATCACGAGGTAGAGGTTGCTCTGCAGTGGAACAACGGCTACTCACAGTCCGTGCACACCTTCGCCAACACCATCAACACGTTTGAGGGCGGCACGCACGAGGAAGGTTTCCGCGCAGCACTGACCTCCTTGATGAACCGCTATGCCCGCGAGCACAAGTTGCTGAAGGAGAAGGAAAGCAACTTAACCGGTGACGATGTTCGCGAAGGTTTGGCCGCGGTGATTTCCGTGCGCGTGGGAGACCCACAGTTCGAGGGTCAGACAAAGACGAAGCTGGGCAACACCGAAGTGAAGGGCTTCGTGCAGCGCGCGGTCAACGAGCACCTGTCCGACTGGCTGGATGCTAACCCGGCTGAAGCGAAGGCGATCATCACGAAGGCCGTGGCCTCTGCGCACGCTCGCGATGCCGCGCGCAAGGCCCGCGATATGGTGCGCCGCAAGTCTGCGTCCGACCTGGGTGGACTGCCCGGAAAGCTGGCCGACTGCCGCTCGAAGGATCCGAAGCTGTCCGAGCTTTACATTGTGGAGGGTGACTCTGCAGGTGGTTCCGCTAAGTCCGGACGTGACTCCATGTACCAGGCGATCCTGCCGCTGCGCGGAAAGATCCTGAACGTGGAGAAGGCGCGCATGGACAAGGTGCTGAAGAACAACGAGGTCCAGGCCATCATCACCGCACTGGGCACCGGCATTCACGACGAGTTCGACATCAAGAAGCTGCGCTACCACAAGATTGTGCTGATGGCCGACGCCGACGTGGACGGTCAGCACATCGCCACCCTGCTGCTGACCTTGCTGTTCCGCTTCATGCGCCCACTCGTGGAAGAAGGCTACGTGTACCTGGCACAGCCACCGCTCTACAAGCTGAAGTGGAGCAAGGGAGAGCCAGGTTTTGCCTTCTCCGACCGCGAGCGCGATGCTCAGTTGGAAGAAGGCCTGGCTGCTGGTCGCAAGATCAACAAGGACGACGGAATCCAGCGCTACAAGGGCCTGGGCGAGATGAACGCCAAGGAGCTGTGGGAAACCACCATGGACCCCAGCGTGCGTACCCTGCGCCTGGTGACCTTGGAAGATGCGGCTGCCGCTGATGAGCTCTTCAGCATTTTGATGGGTGATGATGTTGTTGCTCGCCGTAGCTTCATCACGCGCAACGCCCGCGATGTGCGCTTCCTGGACGTGTAA
- a CDS encoding alpha/beta fold hydrolase, with protein MTADSPIHNPEDKNASDAAASTDRTAASTVTMEQLPLTMWDESTSTLRLFSPLNQKSSASTDENSRPLVVIWPGWGVGARYYDPIARELASRGFPVVTGELHGQGSSTAEASKKHRFGYHHMASGDFPETIRAAKKHFNLPEDHPTYLLCHSMGGQVASLFLGREEATTLGVRGMMGVGAGSPHWRGFEGKAAARLRWGTSWMWLMVKIFGYQPAGRLDLAGYGRQSGAHFSEWHRYVHTNRLHKLEDQDLDYEAAKLGISVPVLLTRFSNDADCTLESCRNLAKSLPSGVVEVEELPETLGHNRWAREPQRISDRFEAFVRG; from the coding sequence GTGACTGCTGATAGCCCTATACATAACCCAGAAGACAAGAACGCCAGCGATGCGGCGGCTAGCACTGATAGAACGGCGGCTAGCACCGTGACGATGGAACAGCTCCCACTGACCATGTGGGATGAGTCCACCTCCACGCTTCGCCTCTTTAGCCCGCTGAACCAGAAGTCCTCCGCGTCCACTGATGAAAATTCCCGACCGCTCGTAGTCATCTGGCCCGGCTGGGGCGTGGGCGCGCGCTACTACGACCCCATCGCCCGAGAGCTCGCCAGCCGCGGTTTCCCCGTGGTGACTGGGGAGCTGCACGGCCAAGGCTCCTCCACTGCGGAGGCCAGCAAGAAGCACCGTTTCGGATACCACCACATGGCCTCCGGGGACTTCCCGGAGACCATCCGTGCAGCAAAGAAGCACTTCAACCTGCCAGAGGACCACCCCACCTACCTGCTGTGCCACTCCATGGGCGGCCAGGTGGCAAGCCTATTCCTGGGTCGCGAGGAAGCGACCACCCTGGGCGTGCGCGGCATGATGGGTGTGGGCGCCGGCAGCCCCCACTGGCGCGGCTTCGAGGGCAAGGCCGCGGCGCGACTGCGCTGGGGCACGTCCTGGATGTGGCTGATGGTGAAGATCTTCGGCTACCAGCCCGCCGGCCGCCTGGACCTGGCAGGCTACGGCCGCCAATCGGGCGCGCACTTTAGCGAGTGGCATCGTTACGTTCACACCAACCGCCTCCACAAGTTGGAGGATCAGGACCTGGATTATGAAGCGGCGAAGCTGGGCATTTCCGTCCCTGTCCTGTTGACTCGTTTTAGTAACGACGCCGACTGCACCCTGGAATCGTGCCGTAACCTGGCGAAATCGCTGCCGTCAGGGGTTGTCGAGGTGGAGGAGTTGCCGGAGACGTTGGGTCATAACCGGTGGGCTCGTGAGCCACAGCGGATTAGTGATCGTTTTGAGGCATTTGTGCGCGGCTAG